In the genome of Candidatus Hydrogenedentota bacterium, the window CAGCGGCTTGAAGCCCACGCCCAGATGGTTCGCGTCGCCGAACTGGTACGCCAGCTCCAGCTCATAGTCAAACCCGTTCGACTTGCCGAAAAGGTGTGTGCCCACCGTGTGCAGCCGCGTCGCGCCGTAGTCGTCCAGACCGCGCTCCTCCTCGAACCACTCGCCAATCGGCGTCAGGCGCGTGTCCTCGATGTGGCTCGCGTCCCGCAGGAAATAGTAGTACGCCGACATCGTCAGCGGCGCCCAGCCCGTGTACGTCCCGTACACGCCGTAAAAGTCCGTGTCCCCGTCCTGTTCCGTGGCGTACCGGTCCGTCAGCTTCGCCGCAAACGCGTCCACCACCACGTCGCTCGACGGGTTCCACGTCAGGCGCAGCGCGTCAAAGGAGATGTACTGCGACGGCGTCAGCATGTCCGTCACCAGCCAGCCCTTCCCGAACTTCAGGTTCTGGCGGCCCACACGCAGCTTCAGCGGCGCCCCGAAAAGCTCCCGCATCTCGACATACGCCTGGTTGATTTCCGCGTCCTCCGTCGTCACCGCGCGCGTGTCCGCGCCCGTCAGGTAGTTCGACCGGAAATCCTCCCCCCAGATGTGGAAGTCGTACAGTTCGAAGAACGTCGTAACGGAGTCCGAAAAGTCCGCCTTCACGTTCAGCAGCACCGAGGTCTCATACCGGGTCCAGTCCGGACCCCGGTCGTCCCACTTGAAAATCGAGGTCGCCGCGCGCGGACCCAGCGGACGCCAGCCAAGCGCCCCCGAGGGTATCCGCTCGCCGCGCGGCGCGAACACGTTGATGTAGTACCGGCCGCGTATCCGCAGCTCGCCCCCAACCTCCACCTGTTTCAACTCAGCTAATGCCGGGAATGCCGCCGCCATTAGCGCAACCAGGACACCCGCATGAAAAAACACACGCCGTCTGAACACAACTCTGGTAATTGGTCCCATAGCCTCTCCATCCTTATGACCGCTGTTGGAATCCCTTGACCTTGACGTAATACCGGATAAGCGGAGCCCGCATACACCGCATTTCTCCGGCATAACGGGTCCCTCTCCCGCGTAGTCTACCATACGTAATTGCAGTTTTTGTAGTTATTGCCCAAGCCGCCCGCGCCCTTTTCCGACCCACTCCTCCTCCCTCTCCCCTCCTTCCTCTCCCCTCCGCGTCCTTTGCGTTCTCTGCGCTCTCTGCGGTTATTCTCCCTCTTCCCCTCCCCTCCTCCCTCTCCCCTCCGCGTCCTTTGCGTTCTCTGCGCTCTCTGCGGTTATTCTCCCTCTTCCCCTTCTTCCCCTCCCCTTCTCCCTCCCTGCATTTTTGTGCCTTATGTGCCCTCTGCGGCCATCCCCCTCATTTTCCTTTGCGTCCCTTGCGTCCTTTGTGTCCCTTTCATTTATTTCGCTTGGCCCTCCCCGCCAACCCTTCCCGCGCGCACTTGCAAAACATCCCCTAAAACCGCGAAAATAAAGGAGTTCCCCGCCATGCCGCCCGGCGGCATTTCCGCGCCACCTGTGCGGGGAGCCTGGCCCGCGGCGCTTTTTCCATGAAAGGCACGACATGAGCAGTCCCGCATTCAACCCCGTTCCCCAGCCATTCAGCTTTTCGCAGGCGGAGCACGAGATTATCCGTTTCTGGCAGGAACAGGGCATATACCGGCAGAGCCTCGAACGCCGCAAGGACGGCCCGCCCTTCGTCTTCTACGAGGGTCCGCCCACGGCCAACGGCATGCCCCACCCCGGCCACTGCCTCACCCGCACCATCAAGGACATCTTCCCGCGCTACAAGACCATGGACGGCCATTACTGCGCGCGCAAGGCCGGCTGGGACACCCACGGCCTCCCCGTCGAAATCGAGGTCTGCAAGGAGCTCGGCATCATTGACGGCGGCAAGGCCGCCATCGAGGCCTACGGGGTCGAGAAATTTAACCGCGCCTGCATCGAGTCCGTTTTCCGCTACAAAAAAGAGTGGGAGAACCTCACCGACCGCATCGGTTTCTGGGTGAACCTCGACGAGGCCTATGTCACATTCCACCAGCAGTATGTCGAGAGCGTGTGGTGGTCCCTAAAACAGCTCTTTGACCGGGGCCTCCTCTACCAGGGACACAAGGTGGTCTGGTGGTGGGCGCAGGGCGGCACGGCCCTCTCGGCGGGCGAGGTCGGCGAGGGCTACCGCGACGTGGACGACCCGGCCATAACGGTGCGCCTGAACCTCACCGACGACAGCGCGGC includes:
- a CDS encoding alginate export family protein — its product is MAAAFPALAELKQVEVGGELRIRGRYYINVFAPRGERIPSGALGWRPLGPRAATSIFKWDDRGPDWTRYETSVLLNVKADFSDSVTTFFELYDFHIWGEDFRSNYLTGADTRAVTTEDAEINQAYVEMRELFGAPLKLRVGRQNLKFGKGWLVTDMLTPSQYISFDALRLTWNPSSDVVVDAFAAKLTDRYATEQDGDTDFYGVYGTYTGWAPLTMSAYYYFLRDASHIEDTRLTPIGEWFEEERGLDDYGATRLHTVGTHLFGKSNGFDYELELAYQFGDANHLGVGFKPLGGLYGDPDAEYNNWGAEATLGYTFADVKWAPRPYVMGVYFQGHDNRDITFGEWLNPFYRPEASTSFNRLFSDKNYLPIINDNGWMSNYAQVQLGVEVQPTEKVRVHAHVAKDWVVAPFDPPVSWKVGDRYIPIAPVLSFWTEKGSDDLGWEVASWVRYQYSADLWFLFYGSYLWAGDGLTRGAYSQFNGTEITGGTSDSDAAYFFWMAVLRF